Within the Manduca sexta isolate Smith_Timp_Sample1 chromosome 19, JHU_Msex_v1.0, whole genome shotgun sequence genome, the region tgtatacattttgttatatgttgatgatttgttaatatgttgtaaagatgaaaaggtaatgagtaatattaaaacaaactgttaagtaaatttactatgaaggatatgggtaaagttaaagaatacattggaatacatattgattatgattataaaagaataagaccatgacactgagtcaggaatcatatatagaatcattagctaagcgttataatataataaatacaaagttatatactacaccaatggaagtaaatcttaaactagaaaactgtaatataaatgagaatgtaaaatatagaaatttaattggagcacttttatatattagttcaggtacaagaccagatatatcgttcagtgttaattatttgagtagattccaaaattgctataatgagacacattttaaatatgctttgcgagtacttaaatatctttacttaacaaaacatataaaattaatttataacatgaatataaattctgatatgttagattgttatgtagatgcagattttgcaggagatattgtcagtaggaaatcaacaacaggatttgtaattagactgtttgggaatgtaatattttggaaatcaaagaaacaaaattgtgtaacaaagtcatctacatttgctgaatacattgcgctgtcagaagctgttactgaaattaaatttatagtttgtttaattaatgagatttgtcagaaagattgtaaaccgggtaaaaatatatgaagataatattggagctcaaattattgctaaatacggaaatttcacaaaaattcaaaacatattgaagttcattatcattttgttcatgaaagtgttaaaattggtttaattgatgttataaaaattgcatctgatcaaaatatagctgacattttaacaaaaccattgggaagtaataaatttaataaatttagagatatgttaaagttgttgtaaaagtaatttatctttcagatggatattatgttgagataaatattggtttaaattgtttaattaaaagatgataattgtaatataaaaaaaaaaaaaaaaaaataagttacaattaatatgttatactgaaggtaatgtttatagagctattgtcttgatatgagtagtgtatgatatgatttagttaaaatataaatgtaaggaggcatgttgaatgggtacatttatatttgtttagggtaacatttgttaatatgtaatttaatttgttttgtggcaacacgcctccacttccttcttcctgtcacgggctgccggcgagcagccacaataatgtagttctttaagtttatgtttaagatatcaaattaaataacagtgatccgtcatagtggttttattaacatttataatttttaaagtcaGGAAATCTGCTGGCGGACACTATATACCTATAAGCTATATAGTGTCCGCCAGCATAATTTAGGTTGTACATGGTAcatataaactacaaaataccaACTTGTTAAACTGTGATAAATGTAGGGGTCCActtctaaaacattttttgtgtgAAAACAAGTCCTCAATAGCTACTAGGCCCAATTAAGATTTCCAATCTAAACAGCGCTATGTTCATTACCCTAACTAGATATAAGATAATATACAGAAGGCAACGCAGACAATTTCCATATAATTCAACACATGTCACGGTTGATTTGGGCGTGGCACACCTTGTCTTTTATTCATTACAGATTGTACCATGCGACCTAAACCCGTCTAGCTAGACCATTACACATAATTGCAAATATGTTGCACTTAGATCTTATCCTTGGAAACAATAGTAACTAAGTATATTGTACACATTGTCGCCTCGCCAATaagggaccggcctatgcttgattttgtacattattctatgtgtaatggctttaaatacgaaaaagaatcacttctgcgaaaacagcataaaaattggttaaaaaatgagcgagtaattcatatttaaaacattgtaatgtgcggaagtgggcgcgttgtggggatatcgcttcatctctttctttcgcacgcgtaaTTCCCGATTCCCGattcgtaattcccgatgacgtcacatgtggatattttgtctcttttctgtttcttgttaattaccccttccaccgaaattcaaaggcttataacttgttgagttaatttaattattcataatttgataattgttaagaacaaaaatgagtccggtaccctattacaCACCTCGATACGTCGATACCTAGTACATAACAACATACAAATAACTAGGTAAATGTAGGTAAGTAAAAGCATATAGGTTAGAAAGTCTGTCACTTAAAGATAGTAAATAGAGCAAATAAACAAACCAGAACGGTTTCTAAACACCTAATTGCGTTCGTCACGCTGTCCTCACGGTGAAATGCCAAGTGCATCACTATATGCACATGACAGACAATCCAGAGTATAATTGAACTCGCTGAACAGTAGACCACACTGGCGCAAATTCAATAAACcgatatatttgaataaacatgttTTTGCATGAAAAATATGCTGTTATACTTCTCGGATTCATAAAACTCATCAATGGCCAGCGTTGGAACATAACTTACATTAAAGAAAGTGTCAAATTACCATTATTAGTGAAACAGCAagatgcaattaaaaatatcggtGACCTGATGTATGAAGACATTTCCTCGCCTCCGGTAATTCGAAATGCAACATCTGGcggtttcataaataaaagtaaaaatattccgCTGTCTAATGGTGAAGcacaaaaaaatgaaaaaaataatttagtattcaCGACAAAATCTAAACCGAAAAGATTAATTCAAAGATGTGCTTTAAATAATACCAGATGTAAGACACGTAAGCAGAGAAAGAGAACTAGATTCTTGGAAGTATTTCAAATTGTTCAGTTCGAACACGTAGCCTGCACTTCCGACAATGGATTAGAGGGCACTTGCCTTCACGAATACGAATGCCAATCTACTGGAGGGACTGCTCTGGGTGATTGCGCAGATGGATACGGCATTTGTTGTgttagtaagtattttattactacTATGGTTTTTACACAATTaggaattattaataattagagAAATAAAGAACGTGGTCAAACAGAAATTAACATTTTGGAACTTATTACAACATAATAAGTATAGGTTTATATAGATTTCAGGACCGACCTTTGAAGACtgataaaatcttattaattaagtaagtactaaTTAATTGAAAGCGGGAGTATTCATTGAAAAAGCCTTTTTTAGATCAATTTCTTTGCGATGAAAAGTCTGCAGCTTCCGTGGGATGGTTCAATAATCCAGATTTCCCTTCACCTACTAGTGAAAGATTGTCATGTGCATTCACGTTGGAAAAGGCATCTGCAGATATAAAGCAGTTGAGGATTGACTTTGCTGCTTTTGAGgtagaaaattaattatgtaacaatttattttgataagctTTTAACCGACTCTGCGAATTTAATGGGCACACTGCGATGTCGAATCTGTACGAACATTTAATGCCATTCAGTTTGATTGTTAACTTATGTTTAAGTATACTTAATGTATGTAGATAATTTACAATCACAATATTTCGTCCGAAATAAATACTACATtgcatacatagttaataaCACTcttatgtattattttctatgtgaAGTTATTACCGCCCACCGGAGGAGTTTGCCAGCAAGATCAATTTGTTATTTCTGGTCAGAACATCAACAACATAATGCCGATACTCTGCGGGATCAACACTGGACAACAcggtaaaatattcaaaacctACATCACTCcacctaaatatatatttgcaacaaattggaattatagagagtttataaattcaattgcACCAATGCACCTAcagacaaattataatattttccccCTAATAATCTATCCACTAATTTCTAGTTTATTGTGGTGAAGATCGCAAAGTCGGTAGgtttataattcttaaatatcaattatttaggTAATTCTATAAGTACTAGGTAggtactaattataaataatatctattacattatgcgtaatacatattatttatagttaggtagttaattattatttccaatttGCGAATCgcaaatctaaaaatataagtactaagtTAGTTTACTTAAGCTCGCATAGCTATTAGATATTTTTGATACTTGTACGTATAAGACTTGTGTGCTATTTTCGCAGCTATGTGAGCTAAATGAGTTATGAAACCACTAACTACTTTAGCTAAGCTTTTAGCCCGCACCTGGCATTAATCTTAGTAAGTATTGAGATTTGAGGTCCTTTGCAATGGATTGTTACTGTACAGTCTAAACCGACCTGAAATATGCATGTAAGTCAGATAATCCTACCTATGCACCTGTGAGACAATttttaccaaataaaatatgaatacatacttatgtatttctatattttttatacaaacacacattatcacgcatttatccccgatgcggtatgcagaggcacaacctgggcccccacttttcgccaagtgtgttctgtacCATGTGATAGGagccgagcctatcgccatatcggacaaaaatcgcagacttcgggctgatactgagcagaaaaacccaaatatcactttgcccgacccaggattcaaacccagaacctcagagtgCTGCTgtacaacgccaccgaggcagtcatattttttatataggtacttaatagaaagttaataattaatcgtggcatatttataaattataacaggcACATACATAAGTACCTATTTCACCAATGTCTATCTTTTAAACTACTTTCAGTGTATGTCGAAGTTGGTGACGTAGACGGCCCCTTTTATTTTGCTGTCCAAACTGTTTCTTCTGAGAGTCGACTATTTTCTATAAAGGTGAGTTCTTGCTCTATCCTACTTCTACGCGGATTTAATGGACACCCCTTTTAACGCACGTTCTACATATAGGTAGATAGGTAGTGGTgggtcatttaaaaaaatagtggaAACAAAAGTTCATCAcaggtaattttaatattccgaaaaattatataaatccaCGTATTACCTACATTGCCACGGTAGGCACCGGCTTGGCTGTGTCTCTGGCATTGCTATAGTCCATGGCGTCCATGGGCGGCGGATACTGCTCAACATCAGGCGTACCgctcgctcgtttgcctactaaggcaataaaaaattgcaatatacAACATGGAAATCCTTTTCTATTTCGGCACATGCCCGCCCAAAATAACTGCCTATGCCCATGACGTTGTAGAAATGATTTAGCTTCGTTTTTACGATTGGAAGATTCAATCTCAGGTAAAGGTTACAGCTTGACACTCACCTAGTATTTTAGTAGGTAGGCTCTTCGCTCCTATAtcctttattataattctaatgtttatgtacattatttgcatattttaattcCAGATAACACAACTACTCGAGACAGATGAGCTTGCAGCTCCTTCCGGAtgcttacaatattttaaaggtcCCCAAGGATATTTAGAGTCTTTCAATTATCGTGATAAATCAGACATTGGCATTGCTAGAATTTCTAGCTATttagtaagtacctacataatattgagtgtaaaattttaaacagcGTTCCTGCATAGCGTGCACTGAGCACTCTAAACAACCGTGGAAGAGAAGGTCTGAAATCATCATTCGAGTCTGTTAGACTAAgagccaaaataaaaaaaagtacttatatttggtAAAGATATAAATCGTTAAGAAAAACCCacacaaattataaacataatatatgtcatataactaaaaaaaaaaatactattccaGAACAATCTTAACTACGCAATGTGCATAGATCGCGAATCACAAGCATGCAGTATTAAATATTCCAATGAAGATGAAATGCAGATTGTCAATTATGATTCAGGTAAGGTCAGCCGTAAGATCAACACAGACCTACTAGAAAGATAAGATGCAAAAAAAAGGCGGTACACGGTGACCTCGACAAGCTCAATGCACACGATCATTATACAAGATACCTACTGAATTTTAGGTAGTTCAAAGCGCTTGTTTGCAAAAGTTGTAGGAATGCGCAAAgacaatatgttaaaattaatgtagCAGTAACAAGtagtaaatacttatttagCGTTTTGCATTTTACGACTGCCAAATGCGACGTGGCCCATCGTGAAGCTTCGACAACACAAGTCAATACACTTTCAATTGGTTCAGAGACCATTGTCATATAAAACTTGCGCCTTATGCAGCAATATACTGTTTAACTACACGTGTATTATAGCacgacaaattaaaaataaacacgggCCCAATGGCTACAAAAAACCTTGTTTAAATATAAGATGCAATAATTCATTGTATATGTCGGTGACTTAGTGTCGGAAAGTTACAACTACCGCACTGAGGACACGGGATCGATACCCTGGTCGACTCGTTTCTTATTGTATGGGATCTAACATACTTTGCGAAATGAGGGTACACCGCCGCCTACCTCTAAATAAGGAAAACGCGTGggtatgcaaaaaaaaacactaatctGCATGTTTTAGATGGTTTACCAATCATTCCTCCAGATCAAGCAGGCGTGGAAATATTTAATTGCCCAAGTGACTGGCTCTTGATAGCAGCGACACGCATTTGTGGCTATCGACTGAATGATGGGTCCGTCATACAAGACTTCACGTTAAATGCACCCATCATAggtaggtatttaatatttataaacatacatcgcacgttaaaaacaaaagtggcattaTAAGAAATTTGACGGTATTGAGTTAGAGCGACATTTAAAATCTGCAGAAAAAACTACGTCATAATATTAGTGGAGTGTCTGGAgcattcaaaaccgtaaaacctcggattagagttatagtgaatgaattaatacgatgtgggatattgttttttaaactataaattgcaatgtttacccaaaatttttttgtgcactccattttttcattgttaaaaaaatattataaaaaatttatgtttgaccaaatattgtcactttaaacagtatttttttaattatatgttaaatcttacctgagtagacatataggaatatttttcaaagatacctgtgtataaaaatagcagtagggtctcgaacagtagaaaaacgtggaGGGGAGAGCGAAGcgaaagctgctatgtacaatggaatttctcggccagtttaattataaatgaaagttactctattgtgtacatttaaaaaaataaggtaattaattacgactaatgaaaagaaaaaaaaatattagtacaaaatctgtttatttaaatatattacactattatctacatcaaatattttcttctacttcatctatctgtataataggtgaagtattggaacaactatttccgttgcactgtaaacatgctacactgcagtataaaccactttttctgcatccacacgcagctccacatccctttttgcaattacaaaataacatttgcaataaattatccagagcaggtaattgattcattgttattgggatgtacatgttattggaatacttccatcaccaattttcaataactaacGTGTAAATCAATCCGTTTCTCAAATTTTTTGGTAAACttgatttttcctttattgaaaaacgcGGAAGTAGTATCACAACCCGTAAAGgcatgtaaaaaaagaatatgttctttacaatttggtaatgatttttctaaacatttcgatgaaaatatcttcttttgaACTTTGCCTCGGgatggttttagaaaatatatttcacgatcTTTATCTACCAATGCCGTTAATATCACTAAGACATCGATATCTTCTGACTTTACACTactcagtaaaagtatttaaacatatcaatgaagaccccaataatatattgcaagcaggtgtagcatgtattttgagtttatatggcgctccgtctaaaactcatgatttaaatacattaaggtttaattctttcataaaagcaacatccaaaaatacgagtgttcttttgtcattacaacaactgatgcagcgtttgagcaccttaaaagagtgtacctacaaattcagatatggctaggaaatgacgtagttattgaaaattggtgatggaagtattccaataacatgtacatcccaataacaatgaatcaattacctgctctggataatttattgcaaatgttattttgtaattgcaaaaagggatgtggagctgcgtgtggatgcagaaaaagtggtttatactgcagtgtagcatgtttacagtgcaacggaaatagttgttccaatacttcacctattatacagatagatgaagtagaagaaaatatttgatgtagacaacagtgtaatatatttaaataaacagattttgtacttactaatatttttttttcttttcattagtcgtaattaattaccttatttttttaaatgtacacaatagagtaactttcatttataattaaactggccgagaaattccattgtacatagcagctttcgCTTCGCTCTCCCCtccacgtttttctactgttcgagaccctactgctatttttatacacaggtatctttgaaaaatgttcctatatgtctactcaggtaagatttaacatataattaaaaaaaatactgtttaaagtgacaatatttggtcaaacattaatttttgtaatatttttttttaacaatgaaaaatggagtgcacaaaaaattttgggtaaacattgcaatttatagtttaaaaaacaatatcccacatcgatcgtattaattcattcactataactctaatccgaggtgaaAACCTCCAGGCGCTCCACTATATCCAAAAAGATCCATTTCTTAATAGGTCACTTAGGGTATCACAAGTGTCTCTTcatacttttaagttttgtgtttgTTCGTTAAACATAAACTGACACTAATCCAGATCGTGTCCAATCATCAGCGACAATTAATGTCGCTCTAACTCAATACCGTCAAATTTCGtatgccacttttgttttcaacgtgcgacatattttagaaatacaaGTATTGGTACTTTGGGATTTTACGGTAATTTGTATGTTAGTAAATATGAAagacatttatttgtaacagcTAATAATTCTATTGGAACAGCCATTATCCATTTCAAACATAAGACAGTagctttacttataaatatataataataaaaaaattacaccctCCGCTGTTTATAGTATATCAGAGGTAcccaaactttttttctcaTGGACCCCTTTCAGAAATTTTGCTGGTTTCGGTGGATCTTTTTTTAGGTTTCACTGAGAAAGTGCATAacaactaccgcccagccatcgCGGGTGGTTACGTTGGGGTCACCCATGCTTTTTAcaacccctatcaatattatgtgcctacattgataggtgaagtcaagcaatattttagttataa harbors:
- the LOC115443995 gene encoding uncharacterized protein LOC115443995; this translates as MFLHEKYAVILLGFIKLINGQRWNITYIKESVKLPLLVKQQDAIKNIGDLMYEDISSPPVIRNATSGGFINKSKNIPLSNGEAQKNEKNNLVFTTKSKPKRLIQRCALNNTRCKTRKQRKRTRFLEVFQIVQFEHVACTSDNGLEGTCLHEYECQSTGGTALGDCADGYGICCVNQFLCDEKSAASVGWFNNPDFPSPTSERLSCAFTLEKASADIKQLRIDFAAFELLPPTGGVCQQDQFVISGQNINNIMPILCGINTGQHVYVEVGDVDGPFYFAVQTVSSESRLFSIKITQLLETDELAAPSGCLQYFKGPQGYLESFNYRDKSDIGIARISSYLNNLNYAMCIDRESQACSIKYSNEDEMQIVNYDSDGLPIIPPDQAGVEIFNCPSDWLLIAATRICGYRLNDGSVIQDFTLNAPIIDSNAGPIVVWFRSDEGYVGRGFKLNYQQISCVNPTSI